aaacaagctataaacgtggagttagaatcattgagaaagagaggcgtttttggccctataatcttgacacctagagatgtcaaaccagtgggatacaaatgggtctttgtaaggaagagaaatgagaaaggagaagtagtgagatacaaagcacggcttgtagcacaaggattctcacaaagaccaggaatagactatgaggaaacttattcccctgtggtggatgcgacTACACTAAGATATttaatcagtctggccgtgagaGAGAGCATTGATttgcgcctaatggatgtagttaCAGCATACCTGTACGGACCACTGGACAATGAAATAcatatgagagttccagagggtattgagctcaaagataagaaaggttctcgagaacaacattgcattaagctgaacaaagctttatatggtttaaaacagtcaggtcgaatgtggtataacCGGCTATCCGAGTACCTAACcaaagagggttataagaacgatccaataagtccatgtatattcataaagaaattcgacaGCAAGGGTTATGTTATAATATCTGTCTACGTGGACGACCTGAACAtaataggaacctctggagagatttcccaaaccgtcgaatgtctaaagaaagaattcgaaatgaaagacttagggaaaactaagttctgtttgggattacagtttgagtataaagcaaatggcatccttgtgcatcaagaaacttatacagaaaagatactcaagcaattcAATATGGACCAGGCACACCCCTTACCGTGTCCTATGGTCGTAaggtccttagaccttgagaaggatCCATTCGGACCTAAGAAACCGGACGAGGAAGCACTCGGACCGGACATGCCTTACTTAAGTGCCGTTGGGGCCTTAATGTATTtagctagtcatactagaccggacataagctttgccgtgagtTTACTATCCAGATTTGGATCATGTCCGACTTTAAGGCATTGGAATGGTGTGAAgcatctgttcagatatctgcaaggaacaaaagatCTTGGTTTGTTCTATACCAACCGGCCAGGAGAGAACATGGTCGGGTATGCAGATGttgggtacttatctgacccacaccaggctagatctcagacaggATATGTGTTTACACATAGTGGAGCCGCAATATGCTGGCGTTCAACAAAGCAATCCTTAGTTGCTACATCGTCCAATcacgccgagatcatagccatgtatgaggcAAGCCGTGAGCTTgtttggttgaggaacatgaccggccatgtctTAAAAGAGAGTGGTCTGGCCGTGGGAAAAGAGAAAGAGGAGCCAATGATCATCTACGAGGATAATGCAGCGTGCATagctcagctcaaggaaggatacatcaaaggagacaggaccaagcacatcctgcccaagttctttttcacccacgacttgcagaaggcaaaggaggttCAAGTAGTCCAAGTCCGATCCAGcgacaactcagccgaccttttcaccaagtctctgccaacctcaacgttcaggaagctggttcatcagatagggatgcgcCGCCTGAAGGATCtgcagtgatgccttcatcaggggaagtgtcatgcgttgtactctttttcctgtc
The window above is part of the Brassica napus cultivar Da-Ae chromosome C3, Da-Ae, whole genome shotgun sequence genome. Proteins encoded here:
- the LOC125582964 gene encoding secreted RxLR effector protein 161-like: MDQAHPLPCPMVVRSLDLEKDPFGPKKPDEEALGPDMPYLSAVGALMYLASHTRPDISFAVSLLSRFGSCPTLRHWNGVKHLFRYLQGTKDLGLFYTNRPGENMVGYADVGYLSDPHQARSQTGYVFTHSGAAICWRSTKQSLVATSSNHAEIIAMYEASRELVWLRNMTGHVLKESGLAVGKEKEEPMIIYEDNAARQRRFK